Proteins from a single region of Runella sp. SP2:
- a CDS encoding DinB family protein yields the protein MKPASTLEVWLRGPLPEIPALLQPVAHALLQAREEVEKIAEGFPNEKLWERPVGVASVGFHLQHLTGVLDRLFTYAKGDMLSPSQLEWLTNEGKPQAGQASFEELFQHFSQQIDQALAQLIATDASTLLEVRGVGRAQIPSTVLGLLFHAAEHTQRHVGQLLVTVAVVKG from the coding sequence ATGAAACCTGCATCCACCCTCGAAGTGTGGCTACGTGGCCCACTCCCCGAAATTCCCGCTTTACTACAACCCGTGGCTCATGCGCTTTTACAGGCCCGCGAAGAGGTGGAAAAAATAGCCGAAGGGTTTCCCAACGAAAAACTATGGGAACGACCCGTTGGGGTAGCCTCGGTAGGGTTTCATTTACAGCACCTTACGGGAGTATTAGACCGCCTTTTTACGTACGCCAAAGGCGATATGCTCAGTCCCTCGCAGCTCGAATGGCTGACCAATGAAGGCAAACCGCAGGCTGGACAAGCGTCGTTTGAAGAACTTTTTCAGCATTTTAGCCAGCAAATCGACCAAGCCCTAGCCCAACTAATCGCTACCGATGCTTCTACGCTGTTGGAGGTTCGCGGCGTAGGACGCGCTCAAATTCCTTCTACGGTATTGGGGCTTCTTTTCCATGCCGCCGAGCACACCCAACGGCACGTCGGCCAACTGCTCGTGACCGTGGCGGTGGTTAAGGGTTGA
- the folD gene encoding bifunctional methylenetetrahydrofolate dehydrogenase/methenyltetrahydrofolate cyclohydrolase FolD, translated as MQLLDGKALSAQVKAEIKVEVDKIKAEGGKTPHLAAILVGNNGASETYVASKIKSCEEVGFKSTLVRLPETTSEAEVLAHIEALNNDADIDGFIVQLPLPSHISENTVMEAVAPEKDVDGFHPINVGRMCKGLPAYISATPFGILEMLKRYNIDTAGKHCVVVGRSQIVGLPMSILMQRNTAPGNATVTICHSRTHNLKEVCQSADILIAALGRPEFITADYVKEGAVVIDVGITRVVDESKKSGFAIKGDVKFDEVAPKSSYITPVPGGVGLMTICGLMTNTLLASKKAIFK; from the coding sequence ATGCAACTTTTAGACGGTAAGGCCCTGTCGGCGCAGGTAAAAGCCGAAATCAAAGTAGAAGTAGATAAAATCAAAGCGGAAGGCGGAAAAACGCCCCATTTGGCGGCGATTTTGGTAGGAAACAACGGCGCAAGTGAAACCTACGTAGCGTCAAAAATCAAAAGCTGCGAAGAAGTTGGTTTTAAATCAACGCTCGTGCGTTTGCCCGAAACTACTTCGGAAGCGGAGGTGCTAGCGCACATCGAAGCCCTCAACAACGACGCAGACATCGACGGTTTTATCGTACAGTTGCCGCTTCCTTCTCACATTTCAGAAAACACCGTGATGGAAGCAGTAGCCCCTGAAAAAGACGTGGACGGCTTTCACCCCATCAACGTAGGGCGTATGTGCAAAGGCTTGCCCGCGTACATTTCGGCTACCCCGTTTGGGATTTTGGAAATGCTAAAACGCTACAACATCGACACCGCTGGCAAGCACTGCGTAGTAGTAGGCCGTAGTCAAATTGTGGGGCTTCCGATGAGTATTTTGATGCAACGAAATACCGCCCCAGGCAACGCTACCGTGACAATTTGCCACAGCCGTACGCACAACTTAAAAGAGGTCTGCCAAAGCGCCGACATCTTGATTGCGGCCTTAGGGCGCCCCGAGTTTATCACCGCTGACTATGTAAAAGAAGGCGCAGTTGTGATTGACGTTGGTATCACGCGCGTGGTGGATGAATCCAAAAAAAGTGGTTTTGCCATTAAAGGCGACGTCAAGTTTGATGAAGTAGCGCCCAAATCAAGCTACATTACCCCTGTACCAGGCGGAGTAGGGCTAATGACTATCTGCGGCTTGATGACCAACACACTTTTGGCCTCGAAGAAAGCTATTTTTAAGTAG
- a CDS encoding alpha/beta fold hydrolase, giving the protein MRKALPFIIAFLLVVLESRSQNEGWAICNSGANLYFKIVGSGNPVLVVSDVGNSSSYLKELVQKLSETNRVVFYDPRATGKSRFPYISDSTVNFNKAVADIEALRMVLRIPKWSVMAHGFGAKIACAYASQAGSHLGQLILVNPVSMTTLPNSSDVYFDTHEDYGFSGMLSQEVINRRFEKLQQHLQTIAPDSVARAKAIMGFQAATYVHDTLHEPIAAGFLYEKIQNIDVKSRVSSKFVPNPFDCVTSIRQRGIPVMVVLSRQRFNLSGLVNYWKKALPAASIAVIDRAHHFPWLDNPAVFYAKVNTFLQSFIPETNVIVAQKKVSRPVRRGYQRRKRY; this is encoded by the coding sequence ATGAGAAAAGCTTTACCCTTTATAATCGCGTTTTTATTGGTGGTGTTGGAGAGTAGATCCCAAAACGAAGGGTGGGCTATCTGTAACAGCGGTGCTAATTTGTACTTCAAAATAGTAGGAAGTGGCAATCCTGTCCTCGTCGTTAGTGACGTGGGAAATTCTTCGAGCTACTTAAAAGAACTCGTCCAAAAGCTATCGGAAACCAATCGCGTTGTCTTCTACGACCCGCGTGCAACAGGCAAAAGCCGTTTTCCGTACATCAGTGACTCAACGGTCAACTTTAACAAAGCCGTGGCCGACATTGAAGCCCTCCGAATGGTATTGCGCATCCCGAAATGGTCGGTGATGGCGCACGGGTTTGGAGCCAAAATCGCCTGTGCGTACGCGTCGCAAGCGGGTTCGCATTTGGGCCAGCTCATTCTTGTGAATCCCGTGTCGATGACAACTTTACCAAATAGTTCGGATGTGTATTTTGACACGCACGAGGATTACGGTTTTTCGGGAATGTTGTCGCAAGAAGTCATCAATCGGCGGTTTGAAAAACTACAACAGCACCTTCAGACAATTGCGCCCGATTCGGTGGCACGCGCCAAAGCCATCATGGGTTTTCAGGCCGCCACTTACGTACACGATACCCTTCACGAGCCCATAGCGGCAGGGTTTTTGTACGAAAAAATTCAGAATATCGACGTAAAGAGCAGGGTAAGTAGTAAATTTGTTCCTAATCCGTTTGATTGTGTTACCAGCATTCGTCAGCGCGGCATCCCCGTCATGGTGGTATTGTCGCGGCAACGGTTCAACCTCAGCGGGTTGGTGAACTATTGGAAAAAGGCATTGCCTGCTGCCTCCATTGCGGTGATTGACCGAGCGCATCATTTTCCTTGGTTGGACAATCCTGCGGTGTTTTACGCAAAAGTAAATACGTTCTTACAATCATTTATCCCCGAAACGAATGTCATCGTCGCCCAAAAAAAAGTTAGTCGTCCTGTCAGGCGCGGGTATCAGCGCCGAAAGCGGTATTAA
- a CDS encoding DUF86 domain-containing protein, which yields MDNKVKKYLFDIAMAIDNIEKYIGEPKIYENYVSNDMLQDAVERNLEIIGEAMNNLLKLSPTIPISNARRIVDTRNKIIHGYDTIEPVNIWAIIINYLPILKVEVQQLLNS from the coding sequence ATGGACAATAAAGTCAAAAAATATCTTTTTGATATTGCAATGGCTATCGACAATATTGAAAAATATATTGGAGAGCCTAAAATCTATGAAAATTACGTTTCAAATGATATGCTTCAAGATGCCGTGGAGCGAAATTTAGAAATAATTGGTGAGGCAATGAATAATTTGCTAAAGTTAAGTCCGACTATTCCAATTTCGAACGCTCGTCGGATTGTTGATACTCGAAACAAAATAATTCATGGATATGATACAATCGAACCAGTTAATATTTGGGCTATAATCATTAATTATCTCCCTATTCTAAAGGTAGAAGTACAACAGTTGTTGAACAGTTAA
- a CDS encoding NAD-dependent deacylase, producing MSSSPKKKLVVLSGAGISAESGIKTFRDSDGLWEGYSIEDVATPEGWRKNPQLVLDFYNERRKQALSVEPNAAHLILAELEQHFDVQIITQNVDNLHEKAGSTNVLHLHGELFQSRSTKDPRLVYDIKGWELNLGDKCELGSQLRPNIVWFHEEVPMMEPAVELTEQADIFVVVGTSLVVYPAAGLVYYVRPRVPIFVVDPKTPELAGSTKYVTFIPEKATVGMELLKETLLEKYL from the coding sequence ATGTCATCGTCGCCCAAAAAAAAGTTAGTCGTCCTGTCAGGCGCGGGTATCAGCGCCGAAAGCGGTATTAAAACCTTTCGCGATTCGGATGGATTGTGGGAAGGATATAGCATTGAGGACGTGGCCACGCCCGAGGGCTGGCGCAAAAACCCGCAGTTAGTACTTGATTTTTACAACGAACGCCGCAAACAGGCGCTTTCCGTCGAGCCAAATGCAGCTCATTTGATTTTGGCGGAGTTGGAGCAACACTTTGACGTTCAGATTATTACCCAAAACGTCGATAATTTACACGAGAAAGCTGGTTCTACCAACGTATTACACCTTCACGGTGAGCTTTTCCAATCGCGCAGTACGAAAGACCCCCGTTTAGTGTATGACATCAAAGGGTGGGAGCTGAATTTAGGCGACAAATGCGAACTTGGCAGCCAACTACGCCCCAACATTGTGTGGTTTCACGAAGAAGTACCCATGATGGAACCCGCCGTTGAACTGACTGAGCAAGCCGATATTTTTGTAGTGGTTGGCACGTCGTTGGTGGTATATCCTGCGGCGGGCTTGGTGTACTACGTTCGTCCCCGTGTGCCGATTTTCGTGGTTGACCCCAAAACGCCAGAGCTGGCTGGGAGTACCAAGTATGTCACGTTTATTCCCGAAAAAGCAACGGTGGGTATGGAGCTGTTGAAAGAGACGTTGTTGGAAAAGTATTTGTAG
- a CDS encoding DUF2281 domain-containing protein, producing the protein MGAIELRKAIQEKTALLPEHLLREVFDFVEFLNQKQEQYMIDVHNNLLVAGQSEMTHVEEEFLNYKELYPNE; encoded by the coding sequence ATGGGAGCGATTGAACTTCGGAAGGCTATTCAAGAAAAAACAGCATTATTACCCGAACACTTACTTCGGGAGGTGTTTGATTTTGTTGAATTCTTGAACCAAAAACAGGAGCAATACATGATAGATGTTCACAACAATCTATTGGTAGCTGGCCAGTCGGAGATGACTCATGTAGAGGAAGAGTTTTTGAATTATAAAGAGCTGTATCCGAATGAGTAA
- a CDS encoding OmpA family protein codes for MRFTILCLWCIVALLSSVQAQRTAVYRFNNSFEEESGKLPKLKVLGQEGTFQNEKLPELKNLQRTVYVFDRNCGLQFDNRAANGFLSGSYTIEIYFRFTSLDSWKRVIDFKNRKSDNGCYIFYGKLNFYNFAVGTKAPVNPNEYTHYVVARDARTNQLKMYVDGESKVEFTDRFSQGIIDEDGVLNFFFDDLIVKDEASDGAVAMIKLYDYVVDPASIKRDFQLLEEKISQPLVVNTPTPVAPQPVVSPPLPKEAPKENTPEPPKNYTSLDNKNVSVGKAIVLQNLRFAQSKPELLPESSAELENLLKFMQEHPTAHIELQGHTDNRGDFDLNLALSRQRVEVVKAFLVKKGISPNRITGKGFGSSRPIANNNREETRQLNRRVELIITKL; via the coding sequence ATGCGTTTCACTATCCTGTGTTTATGGTGTATTGTTGCGTTGTTGTCGAGCGTGCAAGCTCAGAGGACTGCCGTTTATCGTTTTAACAACTCGTTTGAAGAAGAGTCAGGCAAGCTCCCGAAACTAAAGGTGTTGGGTCAAGAAGGCACATTTCAAAACGAAAAACTTCCCGAACTCAAAAACCTCCAACGCACTGTTTATGTATTCGACCGAAACTGTGGTTTACAGTTTGACAACCGTGCCGCCAATGGTTTCCTGAGCGGTTCATATACCATTGAGATTTACTTCCGATTTACCTCCTTAGACAGCTGGAAACGAGTCATTGATTTTAAAAATCGTAAATCTGATAATGGGTGCTATATCTTCTACGGTAAACTCAATTTTTACAATTTCGCAGTCGGAACCAAAGCCCCCGTCAACCCCAACGAATATACCCACTACGTGGTGGCGCGGGATGCCAGAACAAACCAACTTAAAATGTACGTGGACGGGGAGTCTAAAGTTGAATTTACTGACCGTTTTTCCCAAGGCATCATCGACGAAGATGGCGTGCTCAACTTTTTCTTTGATGACCTTATCGTCAAAGACGAAGCCAGCGATGGCGCAGTAGCGATGATTAAATTGTACGACTACGTGGTTGACCCTGCGAGTATCAAGCGTGATTTTCAACTACTTGAAGAAAAAATCAGCCAGCCGTTGGTGGTGAACACCCCTACTCCCGTTGCTCCTCAGCCCGTGGTTTCTCCGCCTCTACCCAAGGAAGCCCCCAAAGAAAATACGCCCGAACCTCCCAAAAACTATACTTCATTAGACAACAAAAACGTTTCTGTTGGGAAAGCGATTGTATTGCAGAACCTGCGTTTTGCCCAAAGCAAGCCAGAATTGCTGCCTGAGTCGAGTGCGGAATTGGAGAATTTGCTCAAATTTATGCAAGAACACCCAACAGCGCACATCGAGCTACAAGGCCATACCGACAACCGAGGGGATTTTGATTTGAACCTAGCCCTCTCTCGTCAGCGGGTGGAAGTAGTGAAGGCTTTTTTGGTTAAAAAAGGTATTTCTCCCAATCGAATTACGGGCAAAGGCTTTGGTTCTAGTAGGCCAATTGCCAATAACAACCGCGAAGAAACTCGTCAGCTCAACCGCCGCGTAGAGCTGATTATTACAAAACTTTGA
- a CDS encoding GNAT family N-acetyltransferase, producing MPQFSTPFIIEMASVTDYIEITDVWEASVRATHHFLPESDIFYFKPLILNEYLKAVHLECIRSTDGAIMGFMGVHGDSLEMLFIHPDAHGQGLGAFFVQHAIHELGVTRVDVNEQNPQAVGFYQHMGFQIISRSETDGLGKPYPILHLEKRSN from the coding sequence ATGCCACAATTTTCTACGCCATTCATCATTGAAATGGCTTCCGTCACCGATTACATCGAAATCACCGATGTATGGGAAGCTTCGGTGCGCGCCACCCATCATTTTTTACCCGAATCTGACATTTTCTACTTCAAACCTCTCATTCTCAACGAATACCTCAAAGCCGTTCATTTAGAATGTATTCGGAGTACCGACGGTGCTATTATGGGTTTTATGGGTGTCCACGGCGATAGTCTTGAAATGCTTTTTATTCACCCTGATGCTCACGGACAAGGATTGGGGGCGTTTTTTGTTCAACACGCCATTCATGAATTAGGCGTAACACGAGTCGATGTCAACGAGCAGAACCCGCAAGCCGTAGGTTTTTATCAACACATGGGTTTTCAAATCATTAGCCGCTCCGAAACCGATGGCTTGGGCAAACCCTATCCAATTCTTCACCTAGAAAAAAGGAGTAATTAG
- a CDS encoding nucleotidyltransferase family protein yields the protein MNRLIKDNLSQLKTIFQTHKVERAYVFGSGATENLNDESDIDFLISFDKEIEPLEKGELWWSLYDALKTVFKREVDLLTENSLKNPYFIKEVLNTRELVYGQ from the coding sequence ATGAATCGTTTAATAAAAGATAATTTATCCCAGTTAAAAACAATTTTTCAAACACACAAGGTTGAAAGAGCCTATGTGTTTGGTTCAGGAGCAACTGAAAACCTCAATGATGAGAGCGATATTGATTTTTTAATATCGTTTGACAAAGAAATTGAACCGCTAGAGAAAGGGGAATTATGGTGGTCTTTGTATGATGCTCTAAAAACAGTTTTTAAGAGAGAAGTTGATTTATTGACGGAAAATTCACTTAAAAACCCTTACTTTATTAAAGAAGTATTGAATACTAGGGAGTTAGTGTATGGACAATAA
- a CDS encoding VOC family protein, with the protein MKSFFFCFAILLLSVSFSGFSQDKIGIIKHNHIALQVADLQASAKFYGEVLQLERIEVPDNLKAIRAWFKIGTDQQIHLLAGRTQPVVNDRNGSHFAIFVASMEKAEAYLTRLKLPFHKQTRFDGVIQIYVPDPDGYLVELNEWKP; encoded by the coding sequence ATGAAGTCATTCTTTTTTTGTTTCGCTATTCTGTTATTGTCGGTATCTTTCTCGGGGTTTTCTCAAGATAAAATTGGCATTATCAAACACAACCACATCGCGCTGCAAGTGGCCGATTTGCAGGCGAGTGCGAAGTTTTATGGGGAAGTGTTGCAATTGGAACGCATTGAAGTGCCTGACAATTTAAAGGCGATTCGGGCGTGGTTTAAAATTGGCACCGACCAACAAATTCACCTGTTGGCAGGACGTACACAGCCCGTGGTCAACGACCGAAATGGTAGCCATTTTGCGATTTTTGTGGCTTCGATGGAGAAAGCAGAAGCGTACCTAACTCGCCTCAAACTTCCTTTTCACAAACAAACGCGTTTTGACGGAGTCATTCAAATCTATGTTCCTGATCCCGACGGATATTTGGTTGAACTTAACGAGTGGAAACCTTAA
- a CDS encoding family 20 glycosylhydrolase: MGLTTNSFVFLRSAARLFFILLLFGSVSLKAQLAAPSLKISWEIVENNHKGKTASLTSFTFTNTSKKALPKSGWSLFFNNVRTIDTTVSPDFTIRHVNGDLFQLMPTAAFQGLKAGASTTISFISSAWVVNFTDAPAGLYWVWDQQPERGYPLTDYTIKPSTQPRQYQRFAGDKLGLITPEMIFNQNKATEEIAEKELPKILPSPQQYRERGGAYSITPQTVLSVSEAFRDEASYLGSQLSSMLGSPLAFSTEKQTTGIVFKQETMPSEAYRLMVNPNGIEITAGDRAGAFYGVQSLLALLTPSAWGKTQSSLSVTGVEISDQPRFGHRAIMLDVARNFHSKAQVMKLLDLMASYKLNVLHLHFSDDEGWRLEIPSLPELTQIGAVRGHGTDPLKLLQPSFGSGPDASQNAGTGYYSRQDFLELLRYATARHIKVIPEIEAPGHARAAVVAMKARYSQKMAQGQKEEAEKYLLHDPADRSVYRSVQSWNDNVMNVAMPSTYRFLEKVTDEIVAMYRDANAPLETIHYGGDEVPGGVWTQSPAVQQLRRDNPSIQSTDDLWYYFYGKVIDIAQKRGLYVYGWEEVAMRKTMLDGKNHVIPNPDFVGKGVQVDVWNNVLGWGAEDLAYRLANAGYKVVLSCVTHQYFDMAYYKSFDEPGYYWGAYTDVDKPFSFIPYDYFKNSKEDRLGNPLDRSIFNGKERLTEYGKQNIVGIQGLLWSETVNSPERMEYMMLPKLLGLAERAWALSPTWAEKNDDKAYQKAWSVFANQLGKRELPRLDFRAGGYAYRVPTAGAVIENNQVKANVQLPGLTIRYTTDGTEPTATSEVYNQPLPVSKTVKMKVFTSNGRSSRTVEVNP; the protein is encoded by the coding sequence ATGGGCCTGACAACCAACTCATTTGTATTTCTTCGTAGCGCTGCGCGTTTGTTCTTTATTCTTTTGCTGTTTGGTTCAGTGTCGCTGAAAGCGCAGTTGGCTGCTCCTTCCTTGAAAATCAGCTGGGAAATTGTGGAAAACAACCACAAAGGTAAAACGGCTTCATTGACTTCGTTTACTTTTACAAATACGTCTAAAAAAGCCCTTCCCAAGTCAGGATGGAGCTTGTTTTTTAACAATGTTCGTACGATAGATACCACCGTTTCTCCCGATTTTACCATTCGACACGTCAACGGTGATTTGTTTCAATTGATGCCTACGGCGGCGTTTCAGGGGCTAAAAGCGGGTGCTTCCACCACAATTTCGTTTATTTCTTCCGCTTGGGTGGTCAATTTTACCGACGCCCCCGCGGGTTTGTATTGGGTGTGGGATCAACAGCCTGAGCGTGGTTATCCATTGACCGATTATACCATAAAGCCTTCTACCCAACCGCGTCAATACCAGCGTTTTGCGGGAGATAAGTTGGGGTTGATTACGCCCGAAATGATTTTTAATCAAAACAAAGCGACGGAGGAAATTGCCGAAAAAGAATTGCCGAAAATTCTCCCGAGTCCACAGCAATACCGCGAACGAGGCGGGGCGTATTCCATTACTCCTCAAACCGTTTTGTCTGTATCTGAGGCGTTTCGCGATGAGGCGAGCTACTTGGGTAGCCAACTTTCGTCGATGCTAGGTTCGCCTTTGGCGTTTTCTACCGAAAAACAAACCACTGGAATTGTATTTAAACAAGAAACCATGCCTAGCGAGGCGTACCGCTTGATGGTCAACCCAAATGGAATTGAAATTACGGCAGGCGACCGAGCGGGTGCTTTTTACGGCGTACAGTCGTTGTTGGCGTTATTGACACCGTCGGCTTGGGGAAAAACGCAGTCAAGTTTGTCGGTAACGGGTGTAGAAATAAGTGACCAGCCGCGTTTTGGACACCGTGCAATTATGCTCGACGTCGCTCGGAATTTTCACTCAAAAGCGCAAGTGATGAAGTTGCTCGACTTGATGGCTTCCTACAAACTCAACGTATTACACTTGCATTTTTCGGACGACGAAGGCTGGCGTTTGGAAATTCCATCCTTACCCGAATTGACGCAGATTGGCGCCGTGCGCGGCCACGGAACCGACCCCCTCAAATTGCTTCAACCTTCTTTCGGTTCAGGCCCTGATGCTTCACAGAATGCAGGTACGGGCTATTATAGCCGCCAAGATTTCTTGGAATTGTTGCGTTATGCCACTGCGCGTCACATCAAAGTTATTCCCGAAATCGAAGCACCTGGGCACGCCCGGGCGGCTGTGGTGGCCATGAAAGCTCGCTACTCGCAAAAAATGGCCCAAGGGCAAAAAGAAGAAGCTGAAAAATACCTTCTGCACGACCCCGCCGACCGCTCAGTGTATCGTTCGGTACAGTCGTGGAACGATAACGTGATGAACGTAGCCATGCCGTCAACGTATCGTTTTTTGGAAAAAGTAACGGATGAAATCGTGGCCATGTACCGCGATGCCAACGCGCCTCTCGAAACTATTCACTACGGCGGCGACGAAGTGCCAGGAGGCGTGTGGACGCAATCGCCTGCGGTGCAGCAGTTGCGTCGTGACAATCCGAGTATCCAGTCAACCGACGACCTTTGGTATTATTTTTACGGAAAAGTAATAGATATTGCCCAAAAACGCGGTCTTTATGTGTATGGTTGGGAAGAAGTAGCGATGCGCAAAACCATGCTCGACGGTAAAAACCACGTTATTCCAAACCCTGATTTTGTGGGAAAAGGGGTACAAGTGGACGTGTGGAACAATGTGTTGGGCTGGGGAGCCGAAGACTTGGCCTATCGCCTTGCCAATGCGGGTTACAAAGTGGTGCTTTCGTGCGTCACACATCAGTATTTTGACATGGCCTACTACAAGTCGTTTGATGAGCCTGGGTATTATTGGGGGGCATACACTGACGTTGACAAGCCCTTTTCGTTTATTCCATACGATTATTTCAAAAATTCAAAAGAAGACCGTTTGGGCAATCCGCTCGATCGTTCGATTTTCAATGGAAAAGAGCGTTTGACGGAGTACGGGAAACAAAATATTGTAGGGATTCAAGGGTTATTGTGGAGCGAGACGGTCAATTCACCCGAACGGATGGAATACATGATGTTGCCAAAATTGCTTGGGTTGGCAGAACGCGCATGGGCATTGTCACCAACGTGGGCGGAGAAAAACGATGACAAAGCCTATCAAAAAGCGTGGTCGGTGTTTGCCAATCAACTCGGCAAGCGCGAACTTCCTCGTTTGGATTTTCGCGCGGGTGGATACGCGTATCGGGTGCCAACGGCAGGAGCCGTAATTGAAAACAATCAAGTAAAGGCCAATGTCCAACTTCCAGGTTTGACGATTCGATACACCACCGATGGCACCGAGCCGACGGCGACTAGTGAGGTGTATAACCAGCCTTTGCCCGTAAGCAAAACGGTTAAAATGAAGGTGTTTACGTCCAATGGTCGCTCAAGCCGCACGGTAGAGGTGAATCCGTAG
- a CDS encoding acyl-CoA desaturase, producing the protein MYILVFFVAHWYLSLLMQTFFLHRYAAHKMFIMSPFWEKFFYTLTFIFQGSSFLSPYAYGVMHRLHHAYADTEEDPHSPSFSSSLFDMMWKTKNYYNNILHREDQIPAKFKKDVPHWQFMERLGDYWIIRIGWGVLYTLFYIKFATAWWMFLLLPIHFLMGPVHGVIINWYAHKYGYTNFKVNDTAKNLLPFDFLMMGESYHNNHHKLGGRANFGVKWHEFDPTYPFILFLNATGIIKLKRNNDLNYMPS; encoded by the coding sequence ATGTATATTCTTGTCTTTTTTGTAGCCCACTGGTATTTGTCTCTTTTGATGCAAACCTTCTTCTTGCACCGTTATGCCGCTCATAAAATGTTTATAATGAGCCCGTTTTGGGAAAAATTCTTTTACACACTTACCTTTATTTTTCAAGGCTCTTCGTTTTTGAGCCCGTATGCGTATGGGGTAATGCACCGCCTTCACCACGCCTATGCCGACACCGAAGAAGACCCTCATTCGCCGAGTTTTTCGTCGAGTCTTTTTGACATGATGTGGAAAACCAAGAATTATTACAACAACATTTTACACCGCGAAGACCAAATTCCTGCCAAATTTAAGAAGGATGTGCCCCATTGGCAATTTATGGAGCGCCTAGGCGATTATTGGATTATTCGTATTGGTTGGGGAGTTTTGTACACGTTGTTTTATATCAAATTTGCGACGGCTTGGTGGATGTTTTTGTTGTTACCCATTCACTTTTTGATGGGGCCTGTCCACGGAGTTATTATCAACTGGTACGCGCACAAGTACGGTTATACCAATTTCAAGGTAAACGATACAGCCAAAAATCTGCTTCCGTTCGACTTTTTGATGATGGGAGAATCGTATCACAACAACCACCACAAATTAGGTGGCAGGGCCAACTTTGGCGTAAAATGGCATGAGTTTGACCCTACCTATCCGTTCATTTTATTCCTGAACGCAACGGGTATCATCAAACTCAAGCGTAACAATGATTTGAATTATATGCCTAGCTAG
- a CDS encoding PE-PGRS family protein, producing MKITAVNKLCYLVSICAFLVISCEKPTPTPGEPTELSENFSATPTAHAVSPADELDEASGLADSKKQPGFLWTHEDAGSPDRIYLLDRQGKIVANYSTPFINYDWEDMAVGPGPDANESYIYLADIGDNGNVRDIKQIYRFPEPSALTSTITNFDWIRFRFPDGAYDSETLLLDPLTKDIYVVTKWLTNARVYRLAYPQSTTEVITAEKVGEMTVGADLTGGAISTIGTEVIVRGYTAIYYWKRKATETVGEVLLRAPTKSLPYIFEPQGEAVCFDLNNKGYFTLSERRNVPSVNLYFYARK from the coding sequence TTGAAAATAACTGCCGTGAATAAACTTTGTTATTTGGTAAGTATCTGCGCCTTTTTAGTCATTTCGTGCGAAAAACCTACCCCAACTCCTGGTGAACCCACGGAGTTGTCTGAGAATTTTTCGGCAACCCCGACCGCTCACGCTGTTTCTCCTGCCGATGAACTTGACGAGGCTTCTGGCTTAGCCGATAGTAAAAAACAACCTGGTTTTCTCTGGACCCACGAAGATGCTGGCTCGCCTGACCGCATTTATCTACTTGACCGCCAAGGTAAAATTGTGGCAAATTATTCCACTCCTTTTATCAATTATGACTGGGAAGACATGGCCGTTGGCCCAGGCCCCGACGCCAATGAGTCATACATTTATCTGGCTGATATTGGGGATAATGGCAATGTTCGTGACATCAAACAAATCTACCGTTTTCCAGAGCCCAGCGCGTTAACCTCTACGATTACCAATTTTGATTGGATTCGTTTTCGCTTTCCCGACGGAGCTTATGACTCCGAAACGTTGCTGCTTGACCCTTTGACAAAAGATATTTACGTTGTCACCAAATGGCTCACCAACGCGCGCGTGTATCGCTTGGCTTACCCTCAATCTACTACGGAAGTTATCACTGCCGAAAAAGTAGGAGAAATGACCGTCGGGGCTGATTTGACGGGTGGCGCAATTTCCACGATTGGAACCGAAGTTATCGTGCGAGGCTATACGGCCATTTATTATTGGAAACGCAAAGCCACCGAAACTGTAGGCGAAGTGCTGCTCCGAGCTCCTACCAAAAGCTTACCGTATATCTTTGAGCCTCAAGGCGAAGCGGTTTGTTTTGATTTAAACAACAAAGGTTATTTTACCCTCAGCGAGCGCCGTAATGTTCCGTCGGTCAACTTGTATTTTTATGCGAGGAAGTAG